The nucleotide sequence ACATTTCATGCACAGTTGTGAGCCTTCGGGAAAGTCGCTGGTGTCACTTGTCTCTGGTGTGATGTTTACTTTGGCTTGAGCGGCCTCAAATTGCGCGCGTTTTTCTGTGACCAGCTTTTGTTGGTGTTCATCAAGTTCTTTGCTTTTAAGCATGCCGATACTGATTAAATGTTGTTCGATAACGTTGCCGAGTTCAGCCACCAGTGAGGGGACAAACTTGCCACCTTTTTTAAAATAACCACCACGCGGATCAAACACCGAATGCAGTTCTTCAACCAGGAAGGTGATATCGCCGCCTTTGCGGAATACGGCGGACATAATGCGAGTGAGTGCGACAATCCACTGAAAGTGATCCATATTTTTCGAGTTAATAAATATCTCGAATGGGCGACGTAGTTCATGCTCAGTGCCCTGGTTAAGAATAATGTCATTAACGGTGACATAGAGCGCATGGTCAGATAACG is from Gammaproteobacteria bacterium and encodes:
- a CDS encoding NrdJb; protein product: MATKIDSKIIGYRVADKSDNSVADATTPAAEEKPVSNVIHMHEKVERPDVLIGSTYKIKTPLSDHALYVTVNDIILNQGTEHELRRPFEIFINSKNMDHFQWIVALTRIMSAVFRKGGDITFLVEELHSVFDPRGGYFKKGGKFVPSLVAELGNVIEQHLISIGMLKSKELDEHQQKLVTEKRAQFEAAQAKVNITPETSDTSDFPEGSQLCMKCNTQAMIIMDGCLTCLNCGDSKCG